atttttctGTGGTTAGGGATCGATCCGGATCGCGACTATGCGATACGATACTGGGATTGTATCGAATGGCTTCGATACGATCCTCTAAATATCGTATCGAATATAGAATCAATCAAATCAAGGGATTctcttttaaattaagtaacgtttttttggtaatatatacatatataattaggTCCATCATACTTGTAATTTCGGGGAAAATAGAAAATATCTAGAAAAATCAATTTTCGAATCGTAGGCTCTTTTGGAATAATAAATCTTGACAAGCAGTCTTCGATTTCTTCGATTATATTTGGTAGAGCCTAGTGGCTAAAATCATATACTAGCACAGAAagtaaaactattaaaatatatatgaaaCAAAATGCTGTCACAGTACTGAATACAATACGAATCAAATTATTTAGCGAGGTGAAGGTGTCAGCTATTCAATTCTAAACTACAAGAAACTTACCCACCTATATAAAtaaagtcataattttgattCCTTAGTCGAAAATTTATGCCGAACCGCGCCGGGGCTATTGTAACATGAGATGTGTAGTTGTAAAGATTTTAAAAGGTACCCGTCCCGTAATTATTTTATGCAATACCTAAGCGTGACCataagtacttaggtatgtGATAAGAAATTAGGTGTCATCGGTTTCCGATCGTATCGATCCAAGCAAAAATTGACTTCTTATGTATCGATATAAAATATCGATGTATCGTATGATGTTGTATCGATACTTGAAAATATCGGATCGCATCGTGAAACCCTACCTgcggtgtcccatacttttggatactttggctgctacggtactaATGCCGGCTTTAATGTTATAAAGTGTTTGGCGACGTGCGTGCTCCGGTATATTTGTACGTTAAATGTCTCGAACAATTTAATCGCTGCGTCGGtgtcactggtaatgactatttttgTGTGTTTCCAAGtttttggtgatcttgactgctacgtacctactatatgacgctgactgtacaacgACAAAACCTACtaaacactggcaaaattgacctccaatAGACAtagccatataaaaaaaaaacatcaacaaatattgccttcccgaaaaaaaaaacgaatcttTCGCTACGTGGGTTGCAATCCCAAAGACATAGTGGGTATGCAATCTTTCGGATCGCTCGATGTAGGCAAATAGTAAGGGAGGTTTTTAAATCTTATTCCTTGAGCATTATAGATGTGAAACATGGTGATCAAATTTTTCAGTTGAAGCGAcagtttgaagggatttttcgaaaatctcACGGAAACGGGCGATGCGGGATATTAACCTCATTCCtatggagtattgtgtaaagtttgtaataaaatatgataTTAGAAAATCAAAATCATACTTTTATCATTTAGTCATTCGTTCAGTTGTAAAAGTATACAATGGCGGCTTCACTGCATTCCTTGTGCTATATGCCACGAAAGCCTAACCCTATTTAGATAAGATAAGATGAGATAATTTATCCAATAATTTACGGctcaaaataacaataacaatgttGCACTAAATTTTATATGACACCTTCGGCCTGGGTTACTagaaaagtaagtaagtaaggggtgtgtaatgatcggtaGGTATAAcgacatttgatataatttcaaaggatagcTTCAcggaacttttttataaaataaacccaacctaacctaacccaatgTACATGATACGATGATACGAtgtacatcaaatcgaattaataacaatagaaattagttttgtttttaagataaattgcattatgtcaaattaaaattatgtcaatTGTTGCAATGAttatgaagaccagatttgaccaacggaactactactatcaataacaagtatttcacgggttaaatttaaattatcatgattaatatacttacctagataagcgactaagaagaagctaaTGATTAATTAATGACTAGTTattgattctttcgaactgatctgatgctgaagccaagaaggtaggcaacggaactctgttataaaacaacgtaactaagtcgtgtttgggcttaatggaatcgttgtgagatgttctttggctacgaatcactaaaaagtgagaaataaagaacatttttaacaaaaagtaaaaccgactccaaaaaaataaaagaataacaaaaaatggaacctactacaaaacccttgaaaatatttttctaggttagtaggtacgtactagctcgaagtcggtgactcagcacgacccagcaggagggattgaaacccatagtatgtaggtgaagtagacgactattgtgaattgtcccaatcctgctggctcgtgctgaggcaccgacttcgagctagtacgtacctacttacctagaaaaatatttcgtaTGTAGTCGTttgttatattaaataatagttatatgTATTTAGCCAGTAAACATGTATTTCGtatgaaagtatataaaacaactgttatactaatgaaattatagtgtttcatgttatacatacctaatgtaattatacattatgaacttttataatatgaaattatatctTACGTATTTATATAACTTGGGACGCACCCTTTGGTATGTTATAATGTTGGAAAAACTCGAGTCTTCGAGTTTACTTTTAAGTATGGGCTCACTAGAGGGGTTATTGAGTTCAATACGGCTCAAAACAAAATACGGTTATGGTTACAACTTctgtatttcaaaataattaacaacAGTACAGTAATTAGTTGGGTTAAAAAATATCTCATTATTTTAGTCCGTCAATAAAATTACAGTAGCGGTAGTATTAAATATtggacattatatttttttctttagtcaTGCAAACCAAAAATGACAATGTTGAAGCACGTCAAAGTTCGGAAGTGGGGAGGCGGTGACGTCACGACGTGCTAAAGTGTCTCAcagtgtgacgtcacgcggaacttcaACTGGCTATAttatcttcgtattttttttgattgattgaattttttcaaattaaaactcacaacatttattgacaacaaaaacaggAGAAGAATAGGAGAatagagaaaaattagagacgttgtgctgtagtgtgtgtgtgatgtgtggtgtgtgtgatgttttgtttaattaGTAATGGAAAAAATACATGCccaatattttatgatattttaacTGACGGGACTCATTAGATTTTTCAGGACACATTTTTCCAATCTCAGTCTCAGACGACTTTCATGGCCTTACATAGCGCTCAATGAACATCCGGAAATCTTGCAAGCAGCAGCTGGAGTAGCTACACCCCTGGTGATAGTGCAAGTGGAAATTGAGCATCCAGGGCCTGAAATGCTAGTACCAGTAGTTGTTGAAGACCTTATATAGATGCCGTTGTATTGGCTTCCTGTGCAGGTAGTTATGTAGACCTGGCTGTTAATGACGTTGCAGTCGGTCGTTACTGCAGTCAGTACATTCGCGCCGTTGTATTGGCTTCCTGTACAGGTAGTGGTGTCGAGCTGGCTGTTATCGATGTAGCAGTTGGTCGCCGTCGATTTAACGCACTGGGAGTTTGCGGTGATCTGAGAGTTCGTGTTTACACACGTGCCATCAGAAGATACTGTTGAGGGAATAAAAAAGCTTTAGAGAAAAtaatgtgttttaaaattaatctggaaAACGGTAGATATAATAGATTATAAATGTATTAATTGCAGAGCACAAAACAGTAGGGAGATGGTTGGGTTACTTCAATAGATTACCCACGtacactaagggcctgtttcaccacctgtcgattaactttaagtgtcagataaaagtaatgccgtctttgtttatttgggaaaaacaaacaaaggcggcatcactgatatccgtcacttaaagttagtggaCAAGTgctgaaacaggcccttagtctactaagtttgctaatgtcgttcggagCTCGAAATAAAaagccggttttattttttatctcactTGAATCTTCAGCAGaatgaagaaaaccgacgagtcccgagcgacactAACATTCTGGCTGTGCTGTAAAGTTATTGCCATCACATCCCtatgtttttataattattacactTTATTTTGCTATTTTGCTAATGCGGCACTTTGCCAATGTCACGTCAAGTTGCGAGGCAATATCTTAATAATTCGACTATCTCCTTTGCAGAGAGATAAAAATGCTCCAGGAAAGAAACTCTGTGGTATTATTACCCATGTTGCCTGTATATAACCAGCAGTAGGGgtcaaattatttcctaaaccGATATAGATTTTTTCCACGGACAAGGATTCTAAATTACTGCTGAAAATGCACAACCAGGAAAGAAACTAGTTATTATTACCTTTGCCTGTATATAAAAAGGTTGTCTGGAAATTAAAACCTAAACACGATTATTTTTAAGTCGGACAAGGATTCTAAATTACTGCTGAAAATGCACAACCTGTTGTAATCTAATTCttacttctttcttttaaaaaaggTTGTCTGGAAAGGAAAAACCTAGacactattatttttaagtcgctGATCACAAGCCAACAAAtttattatgtacaaaaaaaaaatattattataaaatttaagtatatatttatgtatataagtatgtttatccgttgtatAGTAtccgtagtacaagctttgcttagtttgggactaggtaattggtgtcaagtgtcccatgatatttattttattttattactatttttttttctcgtttaggtttttttggtattttgtgtttttttatataattatttttttgtattacttattattatgtatttttatttttgtagttgtaattaattatttaattttgtttgacattgtttggtttcttttgattatttgtgtatatttcaggtttgatttgttattaatttaatttgacattgttttaattagtttggatttatctttagtttattaggttatgtgtataatataacattgtaaaatttatttttaataaatgaatgattAATACTAATgacataatatatacattttattttttaatgttgtccagtttgacaagtacgatctatgttttaattacttgctcgtgttacaggaaACACTCGGTATATCGTCTTAAAGATGTTATAATTAGTGACAAagatatcattttaaatatatcgGGTGTGATCTGCAATATGAGCAAATTATTTAAACATAGATCatctcctcaaactgaacaacattagttgagcgacttttaaaaataatagtttttttattttttattacacttaagtttattcgaagaagcaatgtaaagcaaaatgtttgatgtgttttgcgtgacaggcgacgtcagttgtgttcttgGACGGCGTGcattgattgcagtatttaatttgtaagaaaaaagGTAAATTCAAAGACtgcattattttcaaaagtcgctgaactaatgttgtttagtttgacgaggacgatgtttaaattttttgctcgtattacaggccacgcccggtattaaataagataataaagtagaatgaattaaaaaatggaTGTTTAGtataacgtttcaaactttcgtgattctcactcatagtcaaaataccataaacgggacttatcacgctatttttacacgagtaatatttacctcgacgtttcggcaacgttacagttgccgtggtcactaTTGACTATGGATGTTtagtgttttgttatttttaaaggcCGTCATCGTTCATAGCGCTCCATACGTCTTTCAGTCATAGACCACATCCCCACACACTTACAATAagtaagttattttatatttgactGGCAAAGTATTCACTTAAAataatggggaatgtctgaaaaatttagaaacgcgtaaaactttttatatcaataggaataacctttctaattaacagaaaaaaatacattcataGAAGCTCATTTCAGTTTCTATGGCcttgtacatgaaaaacagggtcggtatttccatgttggtattatccggactggtaaagagtgtcacctgtcaaaacgaacgagtcaaagacacatttttttaattttttgttctgaGCTATGGAACAACATGTAACcaaccggactatcgtaatttggtggtaaagaaaactctttcatttcttaaaattaattgatgctacctaaaaatctgatatttttttctgttaataaggAAGGTTATTATTCctatcgattaaaaaaaatcaagcatttctaaaattttcaccCGTTCCTCATTGATATGGCAAAACAACGTTTCCCGGGTGAGCTAGTACTACCATAAATATAAATCAATGCATTCTACAGTCCACATAGCCTTACATACCACAAACTTAACCTGCATGTCACAAAATTTGGAACTTTATTTCCACATAACCATCTCAAGGGAAACAGTGTGACCACAGCGCCAATTTAACTGCATCGTTAAATTTGTCGCATCAGTAGGCAAATTGAATTTAAAACGAAATACATTTTGCATGCGATTGATTGGATActggatttgttttttttttattttgtcggatggccaagtggttagagaaccttactacgaagcttgaggtcccaggttcgattcccggccggggcagatatttgtatgaataatacgaatgtttgttctcgggtcttggacgtttaatatgtattaaagtatgtatttatctatataagtatgtttatccgttgcctagtatccatagcaggtacaagctttgcttagtttgggactaggtcaattggtgtcaagtgtcccatcatattatttattaaaatggcCGGTGCTTTGGTTTGGTATAATGTTGGAAAAACTCGAGTCCTCGTGTTTACTTTTAGGGATGGGCTCACTAGAGGGGTAATAATGAGCTCAATGGCGGAAAGCAAAATACGGTTACGGTTACAATTtctgtattttaaaataattcaaaacagTACAgtgatacttaaatatatatatatcaattATTTCAAGCAATTAAATCCATAATTTGTTAGTTTCAAGGTTGACTTATAATACTTAATTGGGTTAAAAAACATATcattatgtgtttgacccgtatgtatgtatgtatacttattcctatgtcctctcgtaactactatacggctgaaccaattttcataaatgatacgtcattggattcgtcttaatgacgggagtgacactgggtacatgactgtttaaaaattaaaatggcggatttttggcgccaaattgtgttaaatttttttttattcatacctatcgagtagggtatcaaaattaagggatttaaaaacagattacaaaaatatacacaagTCATGTGTTTTCATTTaccgttttcacagaaatatcaaaaaagtataaaataaaacaatcaatttaaaaaaatcaaaacccgactgcgttaaaaaatacttaaaagaagaaaacaagacgtggacgtagtggtctagaactctgttaagtagctaacttaaacttcaacagtcgggacctattCAAATCGCGAACAGCTCAAAtattcttagtacctaatgggtcccgactgttttaagttagctacttaacagagttctagaccactacgtccacgtcttgttttcttcttttaagtattttttaacgcagtcgggttttgatttttttaaattgattgttttacttttagtccgtcagttacagtatcagaaaatattgcacatatgtttattctttaaatataatgacccggataactcacgtcttaaatcgagtttagctcgacatgtttaatttaagacgtgagttatccgggtcattatatttaatatgagtgagtctcacggtagtttcatgttcaatatttattctttaatcatgtaaacaaaaaatgacaaagatgaagccgTTAAATCTCGGTAGTGGGGGGcggtgacgtcacgccgtgctagtgtcacggtgtgacgtcacgcggaactttaactggctgtatcttcataattttttgtttaattgataatgtaaaaaatacaataaatgcccaatattttttttgatattctgACGGGACTCAATCCTATTCTGCTAACATAATTTTGAAATGGACAAACTCAGTCTCAGACGACTTTCATGGTCTTACATAGCACTCAATGAACATCCAGTAATCTTGCATGCAGTAGATGTAGCAGGTATACCCCCGGTGATAGTGCAAGTGGAAATTGAGCATCCAGAGCCTGAAATACGTGAATCCCTAATTGTTGAAGTCGTCATGTAAATGCCGTCGAATTGGCTGTTTGTACAGGTAGAGATCAAGATCTGGCTGTTAGAGATTTTGCAGTCGGTCGTTGTTGAAATCATTACATTGGAGCCGCTGTATTGGCTTCTTGTACAGGTAGTGGTGTCGACCTGGCTGTTATCGATGTAGCAGTTGGTCGCCGTTGTATCAACGCACCTGGAGTTGCTGATCTGAGAGTTCATGTTTACACACGTGCCATCAGAAGATACTGTTGAcagaataaagaaatataatgacccggataactcacgtcttaaatcgagcttagctcgacatgtttcgggctaatccgtagcccttcgtgtGAACGTatctttacagagcgatgttgttagtgttgtgtgctaccctacatttgacagttgtaatgatgatgaaaacgcgggtagttgtgtgccggtgtcagtttcgtcgggtagtcgcgcgagcagagcggcggcgcgcagaacgcgtgttgcagcagccgctgagtcgcgttgctccgaagacgaagggccaCGGAttaacccgaaacatgtcgagctaaactcgatttaagacgtgagttatccgggtcattatatttaatatgagtgagtctcacggtagtttcatgtgaGAAGATATAATAGAtaacaaatgtttttattgcACAGCACAAAACAGTAGTGATGGGGAGATGGTTGGGTTACTTCAATAGATCACCCACGTACACTTAAACTGCTTAGTTTGCTAATGTTATTCGGAGCTCTTAAACAAAAGGTCGGTTTTCATTCTCTTTCTCACTTGagtcttcaggaaaacgaaggaAACTGAtgagtcccgagcgacattaacatccTGGCTGTACCTAGATACTGTAAAGTTTTTGTCATCACTTCCccgtttttattaatattattttacctactttatttgATGATGCGGCATTGCTGAAGGCACTTTGCCAATGTCACGTCAAATTGCAAGGCAAAATCTTAAAAATTCGACTGTCTCATTGGTAGAGAGATCAAAATGCTCTAGAAACTTTAAGAACCCagtggtattattttattaacagcCCGTATATATTCAATCAGCAGTAGTAGCGGTCAAATTGTTTCCTAAACGGATGTAGATTTTTTTGCCCTCCAGGGCCCATTgattttttccaccctgtatatagtagattgttttttgtttattcttgAGGTAACAGTGATTGTAGACGTATGTCCGTTAACggaaataaagtttaaattcgcagtgagttatttattttgttgaatctctggtgaataaataaataaatatcacgggacagtAAATATagctaatttatttaatcaggcgttactttgcgcaggtccatatcaatgaacgattaacaaaaaagtaaaaccgactccaaaaaaattaaaaaataacaaaaaatggaaccgattaCAAAACCcttgcaaatatttttctagcactagctacctactagctcgaagtcggtgcctcagcacgacccagcaggaatggaacaatagtcgtctaccacacctacatattatgggtttcaatccatccttcAAAGTCAAGTcgtttccattttttgttattttttatttttttggagtcgtttttacttttttgttaaaaaaaatctttatttctcactttttagtgattcgtagccaaagtacatctcacaacgattccatgaagcccaaacacggcttaatTACGCTGTTTtataagagttccgttgcctaccttccggcttcagcatcagatcagttcgaaagaatcattaacttaaagctccttcttagtcgcttatctaggtatattaataatgatcgtttatagacgagcgagcattacttagctttgacgagttccattggtcatctatggtcttcttcatcaggtccagtttaccaaatgatactttctgaatgtaaatgcttatcttaatgctaaaaatgccaaaatcgctatatgtgtgcctataaaatttgaggtttgccctcgatttcactaggatcccatcatcagatcttgacttggtgataatgggaccacctcagaagaataccctttcgaataaaaaaaaatttttgaaaatcggttcacaattgactgagtaatcggcgaacatacattaaaaaaatacaaacaatggaacatagaacctcctccttttttgaagtcggttaaaaataatttctttgctcacccgcgaccttagatAGTTAAGatcatgc
Above is a window of Choristoneura fumiferana chromosome 18, NRCan_CFum_1, whole genome shotgun sequence DNA encoding:
- the LOC141438242 gene encoding uncharacterized protein isoform X5 — translated: MKYLMLIMALAINTVSSDGTCVNMNSQISNSRCVDTTATNCYIDNSQVDTTTCTRSQYSGSNVMISTTTDCKISNSQILISTCTNSQFDGIYMTTSTIRDSRISGSGCSISTCTITGGIPATSTACKITGCSLSAM
- the LOC141438242 gene encoding uncharacterized protein isoform X1 codes for the protein MEYFFLLIVLAIRTVSSDGTCVNTNSQITANSQCVKSTATNCYIDNSQLDTTTCTGSQYNGANVLTAVTTDCNVINSQVYITTCTGSQYNGIYIRSSTTTGTSISGPGCSISTCTITRGVATPAAACKISGCSLSAM
- the LOC141438242 gene encoding uncharacterized protein isoform X3; this translates as MEYFFLLIVLAIRTVSSDGTCVNMNSQISNSRCVDTTATNCYIDNSQVDTTTCTRSQYSGSNVMISTTTDCKISNSQILISTCTNSQFDGIYMTTSTIRDSRISGSGCSISTCTITGGIPATSTACKITGCSLSAM
- the LOC141438242 gene encoding uncharacterized protein isoform X2, with the protein product MKYLMLIMALAINTVSSDGTCVNTNSQITANSQCVKSTATNCYIDNSQLDTTTCTGSQYNGANVLTAVTTDCNVINSQVYITTCTGSQYNGIYIRSSTTTGTSISGPGCSISTCTITRGVATPAAACKISGCSLSAM